A genomic window from Leptolyngbya sp. BL0902 includes:
- a CDS encoding two-component regulator propeller domain-containing protein — MLSLLLSLSWLGGPALGVAQPPALVEPVAPSQPQLIAQTAPSPYRVPALQADATGRLWVGSWNGLIRIHPETGAIERRVAIPGRTLESLAMDRVGRIWVGSALGLVRVDPRTNEITAQNFTLPSNRVLALQLDHRGFLWAGTDRGLAMISPDQGLLMTTLQDLQGVSANALSLDGNNHLWVGTLDGLVQINTANAFPIGRVGNLPGGAVQALALGPRGNLWVGTPSGVFVVDPVRAELVRSVSAMRDRNVRTIGFDANRNVWVGTSEGLFHLKADSGELLGRVPLLPSGQILSVAPGVGNKVWVGTSEGLGWVSQMTGQGNPHRGLVNPQLLEAQR, encoded by the coding sequence GTGTTAAGTCTATTGCTGTCGTTGTCTTGGCTAGGAGGCCCTGCCCTAGGGGTAGCTCAGCCTCCAGCGTTGGTGGAACCCGTGGCTCCGTCCCAGCCCCAACTCATTGCCCAAACGGCCCCTAGCCCCTACCGGGTGCCTGCGCTTCAGGCCGATGCCACTGGGCGACTGTGGGTGGGGTCGTGGAATGGGTTGATTCGCATTCACCCCGAAACCGGAGCCATTGAGCGGCGCGTGGCTATTCCTGGTCGCACCCTAGAATCCCTGGCCATGGATCGGGTTGGGCGAATTTGGGTCGGCAGTGCCCTGGGTTTGGTACGGGTGGATCCACGCACCAACGAGATAACCGCCCAAAACTTTACGCTGCCCTCCAACCGAGTGCTAGCCCTGCAACTCGATCACCGAGGCTTTTTGTGGGCGGGCACCGACCGGGGCCTTGCCATGATCAGCCCCGACCAGGGCCTGCTGATGACCACCCTGCAAGACCTCCAGGGCGTTAGCGCCAATGCCCTCAGCCTAGATGGCAACAACCATCTATGGGTGGGCACCCTAGATGGCCTAGTGCAAATTAACACAGCCAATGCCTTTCCTATCGGTCGGGTAGGCAACCTGCCGGGGGGAGCCGTTCAAGCCCTGGCACTGGGGCCTAGGGGGAACCTCTGGGTTGGTACTCCATCAGGGGTGTTTGTGGTGGATCCAGTGCGGGCGGAACTGGTGCGTTCTGTGTCGGCTATGCGCGATAGAAACGTTCGCACCATTGGCTTTGACGCCAACCGCAATGTTTGGGTCGGCACCAGCGAAGGGCTGTTTCACCTCAAGGCCGACAGCGGCGAACTGCTGGGTCGGGTGCCGCTGCTGCCCTCGGGCCAGATTCTCTCCGTTGCTCCGGGCGTTGGCAACAAAGTTTGGGTTGGCACTAGCGAGGGCCTCGGCTGGGTTAGCCAGATGACGGGGCAGGGCAACCCCCATCGCGGCCTGGTCAACCCTCAACTGTTGGAGGCCCAGCGTTAG
- a CDS encoding plasmid pRiA4b ORF-3 family protein, with translation MPSQRYQLRIDLLDSDPPIWRSLWVRANTPLADLPALLAAAMGWSGRAETQLKAPPTLDNPTMAEENGDLSTDLSTMLRQPGDSLRYLYAPTLGWLHRVTLEAVAPVDNAQPLPCCIAGERHCPPEFCAGVWGYEDLLDRLNDPEDPDYADLWEQTGYDFDPEKFDLVAANQRLQVLFLPSPPPPEGDE, from the coding sequence ATGCCGTCTCAGCGCTATCAACTTCGCATTGATCTTCTAGATAGCGATCCGCCCATCTGGCGCAGTCTATGGGTGAGGGCCAACACGCCCCTAGCCGATCTTCCCGCTCTGTTGGCAGCGGCGATGGGGTGGTCGGGGCGGGCTGAAACCCAACTCAAGGCTCCACCCACCCTAGATAACCCCACGATGGCCGAGGAGAATGGCGACCTATCCACCGACCTATCCACCATGCTGCGCCAGCCAGGAGATAGCCTGCGCTACCTCTATGCACCCACCCTGGGTTGGCTGCACCGAGTCACCCTGGAAGCGGTGGCTCCGGTGGACAATGCCCAGCCTTTGCCCTGTTGCATTGCCGGAGAGCGTCACTGTCCGCCAGAGTTTTGTGCGGGAGTCTGGGGTTATGAAGACCTTCTAGATCGCCTAAACGATCCAGAAGATCCTGACTATGCCGATCTATGGGAACAGACTGGCTACGACTTCGACCCTGAGAAATTTGATCTTGTCGCGGCTAACCAGCGGCTCCAAGTCCTCTTTCTCCCAAGCCCGCCACCCCCTGAAGGCGATGAATAA